TGGCCCCGGCATTGGGACACATAAGGGTCGCGCTGATGGGCCTTGGCATTCCACCACGGGATATATTTGGCTGCCAATTCCGGATATTTGACATCGTTGAAGGGCAGGGCGACGTAAAAGGGATTGCGGGTGGGGGCAAATTTTTTGGGCAAGGAAACCGTTCCGGCTGAGGAAAAGCTCACGCGTTTTTCGGGGTGATCGACACCGCCAAAACTGCGGGTCCAAGTGTCGTCCCAGGCGCTGGCATAGCTCGTGGTATCATTGTATCCGGTGGAGCCTTCCCCAACCCAGAAGCCGGTGGTGACAATATCATGCTTGGGGAGATAGTTCGAATGAAGCGTTATATCGACGGTGCGGATGAAGGAAGCAGCAGACGCTTCAATGGCCTGCACTGCGGCCGCCGAAGCGAAAAAACACAAAAGCAGCATAGATATGACCCAACGCATGTAGTAGCTTTCTAACGAAAGTCATCAACGAATTCAAGGCTTTTTATGCTGAATAATATAATAATTTAAATATCCCATTGTTATTTGGTGCGATAGCAATTATGGCATAACCCGCTTTGGGCTGTTAGTTCAATTAATTCCAGGCTAAGGCCCTGACGGAGGGCTACATAGAAGCGGGTTACATCAAGGTAAATTAGTTAATGACAAGCTCTTACCCTCTTGCATAACCTGCTCGTCTCGTATTCCTATGATTTATTCGCTTACTCTGCAGCAAGTCGCCATTGCCTTGGGCTTGATTTATATACTGGCCCATGGTTGGGCGCTCTGGAAACCCGAACAAACCCGGCGCTTTTTGCTGGCCGCACCCAGAAATTACCCCTTGGGCGTCTTATTAATGCTGGCCGCAGGCCTCTGGTTTTGCGGATTGATCTTTTACGCCGATTTGATGGATTTTAAATCGTATCAAAATATTTTTCTGCTTTTCGCAGTGGCGATGACCGCAGCCGTGATTTGGTATGTCCGGGAATTCCTGACCGCGCGCGCTTTGGGTGTTTTGCTCCTGCTGCTTGCCAATGTCCTACTCGATGCCGCCTTCCTGCGGAATGAACCCTCCAAGCTGGTGATTACGGTTCTGGCGTATGTCTATGCGGTTGTGGGTATGTTTTTGGTGGGGTCGCCTTATCATTTGAGGGACTTTCTGGGCTGGCTTTATAAAACAGAAAAATGCGCCCGCTGGGCTGCCTGGGGGGGCGTCGCCTTCGGTGTCGTCCTGCTTGGGCTGGGCCTGTTTGTTTATTGAAAGTCCGAATCCTTGTCATCCGCGGCGGCGCTCTGGGTGATTTTATTGTCACTCTGCCGGCCCTGGCATTGCTGCGTAAGACCTGGCCCGGTGCGCAGATCGAAATTCTAGGCAAACCTTCCATCGCCTGCCTCGCCGTGGGGCGTCATTACGCCGATAATTGTCGTTCGATTGAAGATCCTGCCTTCGCCCCGTTTTATCTACCCGGCGTGGAACTGCCCCCGTCCGAGGCCGCGTACTTCAGCTCCTTTCATCTTGTCGTCAGTTGGCTGTCAGACCCTGAACTTGTGTTTCAACACAATCTTCAGCGTTGCGGTTTGGAGCCGTTGGAGCACGGCATCAGCCCTGCTGAAATCGGACGCAAAACACCCGGCTATTATTTGCGGGGCGACAGCCGGATTGTTGCCAGCCCCGCTGCCGCGCAACTTTGCGCGCCGCTCGCCTTGCTTGGACTTTCCACGAGCGATTACCGGAGCAGGGTTTATCCAAATTCCGAAGATCGGGCGGAGGCTTCCAGATTGCTGCCGGACGATGGGCGCAGGACGGTGGCGATTCATCCCGGCAGCGGCAGCCCGCGCAAAAACTGGCCGTTTGAAAATTGGAAAGAATTGATGGAGCGAATGTCGGAAGAATTGGATGTGCGGCTGGTTTTGACCGGTGGCGAAGCCGAGTCGGAACTTTTGCCGCAGTTGAGCTCCGGACTGAAGGTACCTCACACCGTGATTTACAACCAGACACTGCCGGTTTGCGCGGCGGTGCTGGAGCGCTGCAATTTTTTTCTTGGGCATGACTCGGGGATCAGCCATCTGGCCGCGGCCGTGGGGATTCCGTGTCAGCTTTTGTTTGGGGTGACGGATCCAGATGTCTGGGCGCCGCCGGGAGCGCATGTGAAAATCACCCGATCTGTGAAAGGGATGGAATCCATTTCCGTGGATGAAGTTTTAAATCGTCTCCAAAGAAGATTTTTACAAAGAGATTGCGAAGAACGTGAAGAGTGAAGGTTTAAAACCAGCACAGGTTCTCGCGCAAAGACGCGGAGGCGCAGAGGAAATCCTGAAACTGAACACTGAAAACTAGAAACTTAAACAGAACCACGGATAAACACGGATGGACGCGGATTCTGTAATAAGACTACCTAAGAAGTCACAGCTTAAGCCTTCTTGTACTTGGCTTCGAACAGTTCCTTTTCTGCTGGAATGCGGTGAGATACAGCAACGCCAACACGTCCTGCTCGATCTTGTCCTCGTCGAATTCCATGGGGTTATTCCATCAACGTCGGCTCGCCATTATTCATATTTGACCTGGACCGGTCGGTTCGGTCTTGTATTGAATTTCAGCTTCTCTTGCACAGAACCCTTTAAACCAAAATCCGGAAAGACCGTCGTTGGCCAAATAAAAAATAGCACGATAAGTGTGTCCAGAATGACTCAAGAGTAGGCGATTAAATCCTCCGTAAAAACATCCATCCATGTAAGAAAATGCAATACGTGCCAGACAAGGACGAAAGAGAACCGAAGGTAATGCCTCTGAATGAACTATTGCATACTCTGGAAGCTTAAAAAGTGACCAAATGGCGGTTTTATGGTCAGGAGAATATTCGGCTTTCAGTTCTGCTGGGGCGTAAGCAACCAACAAGTTTATAAAATAGTCAACAGTGGAAATGATAATGAGCTCATTTCCTTCGGCCCAAGTTTTAGTGGGTCGTTCTGTAACAATGGGCAATGTGTAAACTTTCATTTATTGACTGAAAGTATAATAGGTTAGATTCAGTATAACACAATACTACCACGACCCTGAAAACTCGTAAAAACAATAAATCCGCCACTTTTTGTAAGCCAAGAAAACCCCCTTGTCTTCCGCCTTATCAGGGGGATGGATACAGTTTGTGCTAACCAAAATGATATTCCTTTGCGTTCGTGACATCAGTGTTTATCCGTGTCCATCTGTGGTTCTCTTCAAGTTTTAAGTTCGCACCCGGTGAATCCGTCCTTTGGCGGATTTTAAGCAGGAGCTTTTAACTCTGTGCAGTTTCTGAATTCTTAATTCTGACTTCTGAATTCTTCATTTCCTTCACGTTCTCCGCGATCTCTTTGTAAAACGGGTTACCCGGTGCCTGCTCTGGATTCGCATTGATCTCGCCTGAATTCATCAGGAGTTCTAAACTTCCGGCATGAAAATTCTCATCGCAGGCGCGGGCTATGTGGGCAGCGCCTGCGTCAGGCGCATGAAAGAACTGGGGCATGAGGTCCTTTGCTGGGTGCGCAGTCCTGAAAGCAGCGCGCGATTGCGCGAGGCGGGTTTTGATTCGCTGGTGGCGGATCTCGCATCGGCTGAAGCCTGGACAAATCTGAACTTCAAACCCGATGCGGTCTTGTATTGTCCCTCAACCCGCGGTGGCGGAGTGGAGGAATACCGGAGCCTGCATCACGACGGCCTGGCTCTTGCAGTCTGGAATTTGCCGCCGCCAACCCGATTTATTTATATTTCGTCCAGTTCGGTCTATGGGCAATCGGACGCATCCTGGGTGGATGAAAGTTCCGAAACAAACCCGCCGAGCGAATCGGGAAAAATTCTGGTTGAAGCGGAAAAAATGGTTGTGCAGGCGGGAGGCGCCGTGCTGCGGCTTGCCGGGATCTACGGCCCGGGCCGCACGGTGTTGCTGGAAAAATTTCTGGAGGGAAAGGCAGTGATGTCGGCGGATCCCAAGCGATTCCTGAACCTGATCCATTTGGAAGATATTGTCACGGCTTTTGAAATGCTCCTGAGCAAAGCTGGAGTTGCGGGAGAAATTTATAACGGGGTGGACGACAACCCCTCGACCTATTCCGAGATTTATAACTGGCTTTCGGAGAAATTCAAAAAGCCCGCGCCGACTTTCGCGCCATTGCGGGCTGCGGGTGCCGGGAAGAAAAGGGGAATCACAAATAAACGTGTCAGCAACGCCAAGCTGCGCGCGTTGGGCTGGCAGCCCCGGTATCCAAGTTTTCGCGAGGGATATGCCCGCTTGCTAAAAACCTAACAAAGTCTGGTTTTAAAAAATAAACACGTCGCCGGAAGCCGTTCCGGCCGCAAGCAGTTTGTCGTCGGGCGACCAGCGGACTGCGCTGATTTCCTCCTTGCCCATGTAAACAGCCAGCGGCTCCTCATTCCCGTCCCCGTTCCACAGCGCCAGTTTCCCATCCTTGCCGCCGGCGGCAAAGAGATGGCCGTGGTGTTGGAATCTGATTACAGTTACCGGCTCGCTATGTAATCCGAACATGGCCGGTTGGCGTCCGCTCGGACCTGCGCCGGAACAATCCCAGAGGAGCACATCGATCCCGTTGCTGGTTGCCATCCATTGCCCGTCGGCACTCCAATCGATCGAACGGATTTTCGATTGATAGCCCGGCATGTGGAAGTGCATTCCGCTTGCGGCGTCCCAGATATGCACCGCGTTTTCCTGGCTGCCGCCGCATACCCAGCGCCCGTCGGGGCTCCAACGGCAATTCCAGATCGCCCCCTTCCATTCAAAGGCCTTGAGCATTTCGGCAGTTTGCCCGTTCCAGGTGCAGAGGCCGCCGTAAGCCGCCGTCACGATTATTGGATCGCCTGGATGCCAGCATAGATCCGCAATCGAACTGCCGAGGGGTTCTCCCTTGGCAACCGCTTCGCCCCTGGCATCCAGAAGATGCAATTCCTTGCCCTGCGCGAAGGCCAGGACGGGTTCGTTGTTGTTCTCCGGACCCGCCGATACCGGGCTCCAGGCCAGACGTTCAATCCACGCGCGACCGGATTGATAGCTCCAAATCGGCCCGGCTTCCGATGGGTTCCAGGCCCGAACCATGCCGTCCTGGCCGGCTGTGGCCAGTGGGCCTCCGTTGGGATGCCATGACAGCGCTCCCATGCCTGCAGTGTGGGCGCTAAAAGCTTTTACCGGGGCGTTGGGTTGTCGTGGGATCAGGCTCACCTGTCCGTCGGCTGTGGCTGCCGCGAGCCAGGCGCCGTCGGGCGACCATTCCAGCGACACGATGAAGTCGCTCAGTTGCGTCTGCCATGCGGGGGGCAGGCGTTTGGTATGAACAGAAGTTTGGGTATCAGGCATGATGGAATCAGGCCAGGCAGCCTTGAAATCCCTTGTTGAGTTCCTCGCGATCCAGATTGCGCCCAATGAAAATCAGGCTGCTTTTCCGGGCCTTGCCTCTTGAGTCCGTTTCGGGCTTTGCATCCAGCATCATGTGAACCCCCTGAAAAACAAGCCGGTTCGGCTGGCCCTTGATGCAAAAAATGCCCTTCATCCGGAAAATGTCCCGCCCTTTGCTTGCCAACAACACGCGGATCCACTCGTTCAGCCTTTCGCCGTGTACTTCCCCTTCATGCTCAATCCCCACCGACTGGATGCTTTCGTCGTGTTCATGATCGTGGTGATGTTCCTCTTCTTTTTCATCGTCGTGATGATGCGTGCAGTCGGGTCCGCATTCGTGTTCTGAATGGTCATGGTGCTGCTCCTCCTCCAAAAAATCGGGTTCGATCTCCATGATGCGGTCCAAATCAAAAGCCCCAACATCAAGAACATACGACAAATCAATCGCGGCATTTTCTGTCCGGTATATTTTCGACAGCTTGTTGATCGAATGAATGCGCTTTTCAAGAGCGTCCGCTTCGGCTGCGTCAACCAGATCCATCTTGTTCAGCAGAATGATATCGGCAAAGGCGATCTGCTCCTTCACTTCGCGGCTGTCATCGATGTGCTGCAAAACATGTTTGGCATCCACCAGCGTGACAACCGAATCCACGAGCAAGGCCTGCTTTAGATCTTCATCGACAAAAAAAGTCTGGATGACCGGGCCGGGATCCGCAAGGCCGGTTGTCTCGATCAGAATGTGGTCGAATTTATTGCGGCGGCGCAGCAGGTTGCCCAGAATGCGGATCAAATCGCCGCGCACGGTGCAACAAATGCAGCCGTTGTTCATTTCAAAAATCTCCTCGTCGGTGTTGATGACGAGTTCGTGATCGATTCCGACCTCGCCATATTCATTTTCGATGACGGCAATGCGCTTGCCGTGCTCTTCGGTCAAAATCCGGTTGAGCAGGGTTGTTTTACCCGCACCGAGAAAGCCCGTCAAAATTGTCACGGGGATACGCTTGGAGGAAGGCTGGGTCATGCGGGGAAAGAATAATGCGTGAACTCAACGGGTGCAAAGATTTAACGCAGACCGCTGTGCATAAAAATGGCGCAGGAGTTCAACTTATGAGCCCGTTCATCACCTGAATCTCGGAAGGCGTATATTTCACAGGACCGTTGCGGTGGAAGATAATCAGGCTAAGACTGGTACCTGTGAAAATCCTGATTGCCCCGGACAAATTCAAAGGATCCCTCCGCGCGGCGGAGGTGGGATCGGCAATCTCCCGCGGATTCCTGGCAGCCTGGCCGGGCGCGGTTGTTGTCCACAAACCGGTTGCCGATGGCGGTGAAGGTTTTGCAGACGCGCTTTCGACGCGAAACACCCCGGTGCGCGCGCATGACGCGCTGGGACGCGAAGTCACCGCAAGTTATGGCTGGTTGGACGAGAGCACAGCCGTGATCGAGATGAGCGCCGCCTCCGGCTTGTGGCGGATCGCGCCGGAAGAACGCAATCCACTGAAGGCCTCCAGCGCCGGCACCGGCGAACTGATTCGCGATGCAATCGCCAGGAGCGCGTGCGACATTTTGATCGGGATCGGTGGAAGCGCGACGAATGATGGCGGCATAGGAATGGCGGGGGTGCTGGGTTACCGGTTTCTGAATCACAATGGCGAGCCGATGGAACCTATCCCGGAAAATCTGCGCCATTTCAAAACCATCAAGGCGCCGGTGCCCGCAAAGCCGTTGCCCAGGATCATCGCCGCATGTGATGTCAATAATCCCCTGCTTGGCGAGCACGGCGCGACGCGTGTTTATGGACCTCAAAAGGGTGCAACTCGGGAGATGATCGGGGTATTGGAAGCCGGTTTGGAGCATCTGGCGGATCTTGTTGCCCGGGATTTGGGCTGTGATTTCCGCAACACACCCGGGAGCGGAGCGGCCGGCGGTTTGGGATTCGGACTGATGAGTTTTTGCGGGGCCGCGATCCGTTCCGGATTCGATCTTGTTGCCGGGTATGCGCGGATTGAAGAGGCGATTGCCGACAGCGATCTTGTCATTACAGGCGAAGGAAAAATCGACGCCCAAACCCTTCACGGCAAAGGCCCCGCCGGGGTGGCGGCCCTTGCGCGCAAGCATAACAAACCGGTCATCGCATTCTCCGGGATCCACGAAAAGGGAGGCCGGGACGGAGTGGCGGATGTTTTTGACGCCGTGTTTGAAATTCATCGTCCCGGACTCACCACCGAAGAGTCGATGAAAAATGCCGCCGCTTTGCTCGAGGCATTGGCGAGGGATGTGGCAACCGAGATCGGTGCCGGAACCATTTTGCCGCAGTTTCGACTGTCTGCCGACGGCTAAGATCGGCGGTGGCTTGAATCAAAGGGCCGACACCGGCACTTCTGCTTCCGGGCGCAAATACGGAATGGTCAACGGACCTTGGGGCAGCACGGCGATACGAGCAGAGGGACCCAGTTTTGCGATCTGTTCCAGGACCAGTCCTGCAATATCCGGGCATGGCACCAGGTGCGCCAGCTTTACCTCTTCCGGATCCAGGCTGCTGTACAAATAAACTTTGGCGTGCCGCTGGATCAACGCCTGTATCTGCGACTGCCATTGTTCGGGAAAGGTGGACTCGGCAATCAGCTCAAGAACGCGTTCCGGCCGACCGGCTTGGCGCAACAGCTTGTAAAACGGAGAGGACGCTGGAATCCCCTCGCGGCATTCCGCAGCCATGATGATGCTCCCACCCTCCTTCACAATACGCGCAGCCGCGCTCATGCCCTTCACCGCCTGGTAAAGATTCAAGTCGAGCGGATAACCGCTGTTTGTGCTAATGACGATTTCAAAAGGCTGTTCGACAGGCTGCATCGCCGAGGCACGGACAAATTCAATACCCTCCGCATGGGCTGCAATCAGGTCGCCTGCAAAAATGCCCGTGATCTCGCGGCGCTCGTTCAGCGCGACGTTGACCAGGAAACTGAAACCCGCCCGCAAGGCGATATCGCGCATCTCCTCCCACACCGGATTTCCCACCGTAATTCCGAAGGCCGCATTTGGGCTGCCAATATTGGCGCGTCCGTGGTTGCTGATCACGGTCTGCAGTCCGGCCACGCCCGGCATGATGCCTTTGGGCCCGCCGCTGAAGCCCGCGAAAAAATGGGGTTCGATGAAGCCGGTGATGATCCTGAGGTCCGCGGCTAGAAGATGTTTGTTGAGCAGAACGGGAACTCCCGCCCTGGTGTGTCCCATCTGCGCCAGGGCTTCTGGATTTTCGGGTTCATGATTGAGGACGCGGTAATGTTCCACGACTCCGGCGGTCAGCATTTTGCACAACTCTTCACGGGTGTTCGGGCGGTGGGTGCCGAGGCCGTTGAGCAGTGTGATTTGATCCCGCTTGACGCCCGCATCCTCAAGATAGGCGAGTATCCACGGAATCAACCGGTCATTGGGAGTCGGCCGGGTGATGTCGGTGAAAACAATGCATATCTTTGTCTGGTTGGTGACCCATTCGCGCAAGGGGGCACAACCGATTGGTCGATCTAATTTTTGGTTCAAGGCGAGCCGCTCATCAGCGAGGCCCGGTTGTTGTGCCGGGGTGATCACGGTTGTGAGATGATCGGGCAGATCAACCAGCAGGTTGCCCTGTCCGTATGCCAAGGGGATTTGCATTTCAATAAATTACCATGATCCGCCGCAGGCAAACGAGCACGGATTTGAAATTTTTCGAATGGCGCTTCGCCGAAAGGGAGAACAAAACTGTCCGTCTTCCGAGTTTTTTCTTTACTCGTTCCCGGATGGGTGTGGAATCCGTCAAATGGCCACTCATTCCATGGGACGGAAACGGGAGGAAGAGGCAACGCCCATCTTCGACATACCGCGCCTTGACAACATCAGCATCGACGGCAAAGCCGATGACTGGGGCGACCGTGGGTTTCGGGTTGAGCTGCTTGGAAACGCGAACGGCAGGGTCAAGCCGGCCTTCGATTTTGACGCCTTGTTTCGCCTCGGGTGGGACGAACGCGGATTGCTGCTGCTGGTCAAGGCCTCTGCCGCCGCCTATGACGAGGCAAAACAGGGCAACGAACTTTGGGAAAAGGATTCCGTCGAAATTTTCTACTCCCCGCAGCGCGGCTCGCCCGATGTCGTTCAACTGGTTGTCAGTCCCGGAGTGGACCCGCAATGCCCCAAACTTCGCTCGATCCTCCAGGACGGACGCAAGTCCGAAGCGCTGAAGAAAACAAAGGTGACTGCCACGGCGCTGCGCACCAAGACCGCGAATGGGTACACATTGGAAGTCCTGCTGCCGTGGGGCAATTTCGGGATCAAGCCCGAAACCGGACGCGAGCTTGCCTTCCAGATTTACATCAACGACACGGGTGGCGCGGAACGTTTTCAAGCGCTCTGGTATCCGATTCCCAACGCCCATGAATCGATAAACATGCATCGTGTCAGGCTTTCCGGGAAACCAAGCCCGCCGGTCAAGGCTGTTGTGTTCGCAGAATACGATCGGTTTCGCAGGGTGCGCGTCGATGTGGCGGGTACGATGGAATTGCTGGGGAAAACAATCACGCTCAAGGGAGACGGGCGCGAATTGGGCAGCGCCCGGACCACGCCTGAAAACGGACGCGCGGGAGCGAAGTTTGTTTTGCCAATGCCCCCGCAGGACAAGGCGTATGGGCCGTTGGACCTTTTTCTGGAAGGGCAATTGCTGAAAACAATCAGCTTGCCGGACCTTCAGCAAGCGCGCGCCAAAGCTTTCATGGAGCAAAGGCTGGATTTCAATCCAAGCGTGTTCCCGGGACCGGGCTTCCCAAAATGCGATTTCGAACAGCCTTCCTATGTGGAGGATTTGATCGGGCCATATACCCTGACAACCACCTTTTATGACGCCGATTACAATCCGGTAGCGACAGCGGAGAAGCCGGGCCGTTACGGCGCCGTTGTTGAGATCAAGACCGGGGACGGAAAAACGTTCCGGCGATTGCGGACCTTGTTTCGAACCCGGGAAAAGCTGGATGGCGGCGCGCGTGAAAACATCACGGGACCCATGCAATTTCCAAAAGAAACGGGGATACATCCCACCGTGGTCAGGGAACAAAAGTTTTCGGTTAACAGTTACCTGAAATCGCTGCTGGACGGCAGCATGTCTCCTTGTATGGCAACGCCCGCGTTGATGGCGGCGCTTTATGAAACCAAGCCGGGCGCGAAAAACGCCGGCGTTTCCGGGGATTTCCTGGCGCGCGACCGCCAGTGGTGGGTCGGCTTGAAGCGCAAGCTTGCCGGAGCGGACAAACTGTATCGCAAGCCGTTTGTCTGTCCGGAAATTGTGAAGGGAAAGCCGGCAACGATGCTTCACAAAGGCACACTGAAGGCAGCGGGGATGAAGCCCGATGCAACGAAAAAAATCGACGCATTGCTCAGGCAATGGTCTGCGGATACCGAGGAGCCGTTTGCCGTTTGTGTCGCGCGCCACGGCGTGATTGTTTTGCACAAGGCCTATGGCCGGCGCAACGGCAAAGCGATGACCGTGGACACAAAAAGCTGGATGGCCTCGATCACGAAAGCCATGTCCGGCACGGTGATGATGATGTTGGTCGATCAGGGTTTGGCAAACCTCGACGACCCTGTGTCGAAATATCTGCCATCGTTTCGTGATGACAAGGTCGCCACGCCGCTGACCATCCGCCACCTCTACACGCACACGACCGGGCTGCAGCGGGATTGCGGCGATGATCCGAGCGACTTCGACGATGTGATTGCCGGTTACTACCCGTACATGCCCGTCGGCAAGCGGCAGGAATATAACAACGCGGGAGCCCCGATAGGCAGCAAGATTGTCGAGATCATCACCGGCGAAGCGTTGCCGCAGTTTTACAAGCGCCATTTGTTAGAGCCGCTCGGTTGCGCCAACACGGACGTGACCAACAGCTCGGGCAGCTATTGGGGCGGCGCCCGCAGCGTGCCGATGGACATTGCGAAATTCGGACAGATGCTGTTGAACCGCGGCAGCTACGGCAACAAGCGGTTCATGAGCGCGGAGACTTTCCAGCAAATGCTGCCTGTGCGATTGACCCGGATCCTCGGCCCGGACACAAGTGTGGAGTGGGGCATTGGCCTCATCTGGTTCGAAGGCGAGGGCCTTGGCAAGGGGAGCTTCGGGCATGGCGCGGCTTCGTC
Above is a genomic segment from Candidatus Methylacidiphilales bacterium containing:
- a CDS encoding glycosyltransferase family 9 protein; its protein translation is MKVRILVIRGGALGDFIVTLPALALLRKTWPGAQIEILGKPSIACLAVGRHYADNCRSIEDPAFAPFYLPGVELPPSEAAYFSSFHLVVSWLSDPELVFQHNLQRCGLEPLEHGISPAEIGRKTPGYYLRGDSRIVASPAAAQLCAPLALLGLSTSDYRSRVYPNSEDRAEASRLLPDDGRRTVAIHPGSGSPRKNWPFENWKELMERMSEELDVRLVLTGGEAESELLPQLSSGLKVPHTVIYNQTLPVCAAVLERCNFFLGHDSGISHLAAAVGIPCQLLFGVTDPDVWAPPGAHVKITRSVKGMESISVDEVLNRLQRRFLQRDCEEREE
- a CDS encoding SDR family oxidoreductase, which produces MKILIAGAGYVGSACVRRMKELGHEVLCWVRSPESSARLREAGFDSLVADLASAEAWTNLNFKPDAVLYCPSTRGGGVEEYRSLHHDGLALAVWNLPPPTRFIYISSSSVYGQSDASWVDESSETNPPSESGKILVEAEKMVVQAGGAVLRLAGIYGPGRTVLLEKFLEGKAVMSADPKRFLNLIHLEDIVTAFEMLLSKAGVAGEIYNGVDDNPSTYSEIYNWLSEKFKKPAPTFAPLRAAGAGKKRGITNKRVSNAKLRALGWQPRYPSFREGYARLLKT
- a CDS encoding glycerate kinase produces the protein MKILIAPDKFKGSLRAAEVGSAISRGFLAAWPGAVVVHKPVADGGEGFADALSTRNTPVRAHDALGREVTASYGWLDESTAVIEMSAASGLWRIAPEERNPLKASSAGTGELIRDAIARSACDILIGIGGSATNDGGIGMAGVLGYRFLNHNGEPMEPIPENLRHFKTIKAPVPAKPLPRIIAACDVNNPLLGEHGATRVYGPQKGATREMIGVLEAGLEHLADLVARDLGCDFRNTPGSGAAGGLGFGLMSFCGAAIRSGFDLVAGYARIEEAIADSDLVITGEGKIDAQTLHGKGPAGVAALARKHNKPVIAFSGIHEKGGRDGVADVFDAVFEIHRPGLTTEESMKNAAALLEALARDVATEIGAGTILPQFRLSADG
- the larA gene encoding nickel-dependent lactate racemase produces the protein MQIPLAYGQGNLLVDLPDHLTTVITPAQQPGLADERLALNQKLDRPIGCAPLREWVTNQTKICIVFTDITRPTPNDRLIPWILAYLEDAGVKRDQITLLNGLGTHRPNTREELCKMLTAGVVEHYRVLNHEPENPEALAQMGHTRAGVPVLLNKHLLAADLRIITGFIEPHFFAGFSGGPKGIMPGVAGLQTVISNHGRANIGSPNAAFGITVGNPVWEEMRDIALRAGFSFLVNVALNERREITGIFAGDLIAAHAEGIEFVRASAMQPVEQPFEIVISTNSGYPLDLNLYQAVKGMSAAARIVKEGGSIIMAAECREGIPASSPFYKLLRQAGRPERVLELIAESTFPEQWQSQIQALIQRHAKVYLYSSLDPEEVKLAHLVPCPDIAGLVLEQIAKLGPSARIAVLPQGPLTIPYLRPEAEVPVSAL
- a CDS encoding GTP-binding protein, encoding MTQPSSKRIPVTILTGFLGAGKTTLLNRILTEEHGKRIAVIENEYGEVGIDHELVINTDEEIFEMNNGCICCTVRGDLIRILGNLLRRRNKFDHILIETTGLADPGPVIQTFFVDEDLKQALLVDSVVTLVDAKHVLQHIDDSREVKEQIAFADIILLNKMDLVDAAEADALEKRIHSINKLSKIYRTENAAIDLSYVLDVGAFDLDRIMEIEPDFLEEEQHHDHSEHECGPDCTHHHDDEKEEEHHHDHEHDESIQSVGIEHEGEVHGERLNEWIRVLLASKGRDIFRMKGIFCIKGQPNRLVFQGVHMMLDAKPETDSRGKARKSSLIFIGRNLDREELNKGFQGCLA
- a CDS encoding serine hydrolase is translated as MATHSMGRKREEEATPIFDIPRLDNISIDGKADDWGDRGFRVELLGNANGRVKPAFDFDALFRLGWDERGLLLLVKASAAAYDEAKQGNELWEKDSVEIFYSPQRGSPDVVQLVVSPGVDPQCPKLRSILQDGRKSEALKKTKVTATALRTKTANGYTLEVLLPWGNFGIKPETGRELAFQIYINDTGGAERFQALWYPIPNAHESINMHRVRLSGKPSPPVKAVVFAEYDRFRRVRVDVAGTMELLGKTITLKGDGRELGSARTTPENGRAGAKFVLPMPPQDKAYGPLDLFLEGQLLKTISLPDLQQARAKAFMEQRLDFNPSVFPGPGFPKCDFEQPSYVEDLIGPYTLTTTFYDADYNPVATAEKPGRYGAVVEIKTGDGKTFRRLRTLFRTREKLDGGARENITGPMQFPKETGIHPTVVREQKFSVNSYLKSLLDGSMSPCMATPALMAALYETKPGAKNAGVSGDFLARDRQWWVGLKRKLAGADKLYRKPFVCPEIVKGKPATMLHKGTLKAAGMKPDATKKIDALLRQWSADTEEPFAVCVARHGVIVLHKAYGRRNGKAMTVDTKSWMASITKAMSGTVMMMLVDQGLANLDDPVSKYLPSFRDDKVATPLTIRHLYTHTTGLQRDCGDDPSDFDDVIAGYYPYMPVGKRQEYNNAGAPIGSKIVEIITGEALPQFYKRHLLEPLGCANTDVTNSSGSYWGGARSVPMDIAKFGQMLLNRGSYGNKRFMSAETFQQMLPVRLTRILGPDTSVEWGIGLIWFEGEGLGKGSFGHGAASSATLRIDPEHDLVIVMCRNGPGRNFAKYHSQFLGTIVENMAG